Within the Candidatus Omnitrophota bacterium genome, the region GGAAGATCAGCGATGGAAGTTCGGAGTTCCTCCGACAGGCAACGCCAACTACGCCTGGGTCCAGCATTTTATTTACCATCTTGCGCCAAACGGGATTGCAGGCTTTGTGCTTGCCAACGGCTCCATGTCTTCCAATCAATCTGGGGAAGGAGAAATTCGCAAAGCGATTATTGAGGCGGATCTGGTGGACTGCATGGTGGCTTTACCTGGCCAGTTGTTTTACTCAACCCCGATTCCCGTGTGTCTCTGGTTTATTGCCCGCGACAAGAAAAACGGACGTTTCCGAAATCGCCGAGGGGAGATTTTGTTTATTGATGCACGGAAACTCGGCACTTTGGTTGACCGTACCCATCGGGAGCTTAACGCAGAGGACATGGCCCGTATTACAGACACTTACCATGCCTGGCGCGGCGATAAAGACAGCAAGCAAAAGTACGAAGATGTGCCCGGTTTTTGTAAGGCTGTGGATTTGGAAGCAATCCGTAAGCATGGACATGTTCTTACCCCAGGGCGCTATGTGGGCGCCGAAGCAGTTGAAGATGACGGTGAGCCTTTTGAAGACAAGATGAAGCGGTTGACTGCGCAGTTGAAGGAGCAAATGGAACAAGGGCGAAAACTCGATGATGCGATTGAAGCGAATTTGAGGGAGCTTGGGTATGGAGGATGATTGGAGCTCAACCACACTTGGAAAGGTTTTATCATTTTCAAATGGTAAGACAAGCCCCGATCGTGCTGAGAACTTGCCCCACCCTGTGTATGGTTCTAATGGCGTAATTGGATTTGCTAGCGATACAAATTCTGATTCAGAAACCATTGTAATTGGGCGAGTAGGCACTTATTGTGGCTCACTTTATTTTAGTAAGCAGAAATGCTGGGTGACAGATAATGCAATTCGGGCGAATGCTATTGATGAAAATGGCGCTAGATTCCTTTACTACGTACTCAAAACCATTGATCTAAACCATTGGAGAGCCGGATCAGGACAACCACTGCTCAATCAAACGATTCTTTGTTCCATACCTATAGTAGTACCAAAGCCTGAAGTTCAACGCGCCATTGCCCATATCCTCGGCACCCTGGACGACAAAATCGAACTCAACCGCCGAATGAGCGAAACATTAGAAGCCATTGCGAGGGCTATTTTCAAATCCTGGTTTGTAGATTCTGTTCAAGAAATGGTGCCGCAAAGCTGGAGGGTTGGAAATTTTGATGAACTTGCAGCAATCAGTCGGGAAAGTGTTATTCCGAGACAGTACCCAGAGGAAAGTTTCGACCATTACAGTATTCCCGCCTACGATAATGCACGGATGCCGAAAGCAGAGCTTGGACAACAAATTCAGAGCAATAAATTCCTGGTTCCTCCAAAGACCATCATGCTTTCTAAGCTCAACCCCCGCATTTCGCGTGTTTGGTTTCCTAAGATTAATTTTGCTAAGCGTTCTGTGGCTTCGACAGAGTTTATCGTTTTGTGCCCCCGCAGTGGTTTTAACCAAGAATATCTGTACGGACTTCTCCAATCGGAAGGCTTTCAGCAAACCTTTAAAGGCATGGTCACAGGCACCTCAAGTAGTCATCAGAGGGTGAAACCAGAAGATCTTTTAGCGATGGAGGTGCTAATACCACCAAGTGATTTGGTGGAGCAGTTTAGCAGTATTTCAAAACCACTCTATGATCGTATGGCACGAAATCTTGAAGAATCCAAAATTCTAGGTGAACTGCGTGACACGCTGCTGCCTAAGCTCGTTTCAGGTAAGTTGCGAGTGGTAAATTCAAGAAAGCAACCTGAGGCAGTTGTATGAGGGAGAAACCTGACTTTCTTTTCCGCAAGAACGAGCTGCGGGCCGAGATGCACAATCGAATGGCTTACATGGAGCGTGAGGTGGTGAAAAAGGAAACTGACAAATGATAAAGGGTGTTTTCGGTGGCTGAAATTGATTTGACACAATCAGAAGCA harbors:
- a CDS encoding restriction endonuclease subunit S, yielding MEDDWSSTTLGKVLSFSNGKTSPDRAENLPHPVYGSNGVIGFASDTNSDSETIVIGRVGTYCGSLYFSKQKCWVTDNAIRANAIDENGARFLYYVLKTIDLNHWRAGSGQPLLNQTILCSIPIVVPKPEVQRAIAHILGTLDDKIELNRRMSETLEAIARAIFKSWFVDSVQEMVPQSWRVGNFDELAAISRESVIPRQYPEESFDHYSIPAYDNARMPKAELGQQIQSNKFLVPPKTIMLSKLNPRISRVWFPKINFAKRSVASTEFIVLCPRSGFNQEYLYGLLQSEGFQQTFKGMVTGTSSSHQRVKPEDLLAMEVLIPPSDLVEQFSSISKPLYDRMARNLEESKILGELRDTLLPKLVSGKLRVVNSRKQPEAVV